In Saccharomyces paradoxus chromosome XVI, complete sequence, the genomic stretch AATTCATCAACGTCAATATCTCTCACCAAATCTATACCTTGTGCTATATCTAACGAATGAGATAAAACAACTCTGTCGACGAGTTCATCTTCGTTACCTTTACTAAAGCTTGAGACCTCCCTGAGTAAAGCCTTCGATTCTTTGGCATTGCCCATGGATAATAATTCAAACCCAACGTGCTTCCAAAATGGTATGTCCTCTTGGATTTTTCCGCCCAATTGGGCTCTCACGGAGTCTAATTTTTTAAGTAGAACActttttgaattgtttCTTCCCTTAATCTTGTataattcaaataaaacgTAACATACGATGGCTTGTGAATcgttgaatttttcaaaggagGATTTCCAACTttcatttaaaaataaCTCGCTTATTCTGATAGCATTTTCCCACtccttttctattattaGCAGTTGGATAGTCAGCAGTAATATGCCGATTGCACTGCCATCTGTTCCACTTAAGATAGTCTTTGTAGTGTGGTGGTAAAGTTTCTTTGCCTGCGTCTTATAACTTTCCAAAGTAACATTATCCACTAACTTGGAGTATTTATCAAATGTTCTTGATAAAATAGAATTTTGAGAGTGGATTTTGGCATTGTTGAACAAACGCAAAAATAGCACATTACGTTGAATGTTTGACCATTGTTCACATGTGAAGGTCTGTAAATTGAAAGAGTTTAGTCTTTCTACGTTTAATTCCCTTAATAGTAGATTGAAGTTTGTATTATATTTGGAGAAATCAACAAACGCatttaaattattttgacaaattaaataaaatggGGAATCAGctttcaattcttttaataagCTCTTTAAGATTTCTTTACTTTTGGTAGTTTTCCCCACCATTTGCAAAACAAAGGATAATTGCAATTTAATAGTATTGATATCATTTTGGTAACCTTCATTCGTGGCTTCTTGCAGGGCTTTTTCCAATAGTTCAATGGCCTCATCATATTTACCTATGGATGCCATGATAAATGATTCGTTAAACAATAAGTCGTAGGAAGATTCGTCTATAGGTGTAACTAATGGTGATCTGCTCATTAAATCTGTTGCTACAGATAGTGGGACCCTTTCGTTACAAGCCAATTCGATTTGGTTATCTTGATCCGTTTCATTATGACTGGCTAAATGTTGGTATATTTTAAAAGCTTCTTGGTACAAGCCATTCTTATAACAGTATTGAGCTCTCACGTGTAGGATGCCTCTAAGTGAACCAATGTCTTTTTGCAGTACAGTATCGAGATCATCTGTGATAACTTCATTGTACAATGTGTTGAATTCATCTGGTTTATTcaatttataaaaaatgtaCAATTTCTCTAACGCAAATTTGCGACCGTATCTCTCATCAATATGtttaaatttctttaaataaTGTAAAgctttttgatatttatcCTGTTGGATAATAGCTACTAAGCAACGTCTAAATACATCTGCTGGGTTCTCACAGCCAGAATCCAATAGTTTAACGCAAGTATGTTCGACCTGCGAATGCTCGTCTTGAGACAATTGAATGTTCAATTGAGAAAGTAAATTAGTTAAATTATCTTTAGCCATTTCTCACTCACTTTCGTTACCTCCAGTCCTGCTTCAAAGCCAACTCAACAATGTAAATCTGctatttcaataaatagCGGTTTCAacttgatttctttttcctctcttTCCACCATTgtcgaaaagaaaaaaggaaaaaaagaacgagAAAATTTAATCAAATATCGCAACACACGACGTCCAAAAGAGTAATGAGATATTAGAAATGAATACTTAGTATGTATGTGATATATGCGGGAGTGATTAATAGCGCATTTCAAGCGATTCTGTCGTATTTAATTCTATAATCGCTTATTTTCCCAAAAGGGCTTGTTTCTTAATATCCAAGGATGCATTTTTACGTCACCAAGTCGCATTCTATCTTTGGGGTCGTATTTTAATAGCTTAAGTATTAAATCTTGCGCATCTTGAGAGACATTGCTAGGGATTTTGATATCCAATGCAGCTATTCTCTTATATGTGGtatctttcatttcttcttcgaaCGGCGGCGCACCAGTAAGTAGTTCAAATGCCAGGACACCAAGGGCCCATGCATCTATAGTGTGATCATATTCCCTTGATTCCACCATTTCTGGAGAAAGGTAGTCAATTGTCCCACAAactgtttttcttctgcttTCTGGAGGATTTATTATACTCCATCCGAAGTCCGTCAATTTAATAACGTTATTGAATCCTATTAGTATATTTTCAGGTTTGATGTCTCTGtgaatgatatttttcttatgcATATAATCCAGGGCGTTGGcaatttgataaatataATCTGACGCTAAGATATCGTTGAAGGGTCCATGCGACCTCAATAGTTTATACATTTCCCCATTAACCAAGTATTCCATTAGCAGATATACTCTTTTCTCATCATGAAAATAGCCGTACGATTTAGTTAAATTCGGATGGTTTAATGATGTTTGTATTTCTACCTCTCTTCTAAATTGTCTTTGCAGGTTgtactttattatttcctCCTTCTCCATTACTTTCAGTGCGCAAATGTATCCTGTGCTTCTGTGGCGAACGCAATAAACTTTGCCGAACTTACCTTTTCCTAATTTTTTCCCTAGTTCAAAATCATCGAGAGATAGTGATTTGAACTTAGGTAACTTCTTATTTTCGTGTGTCATTTTGGAGGAAGTTGCTTTCCTTACGGGTGATGGGATTTTGGAGTTTtccatttccaaaaatttcttattgTTTACAGGtaatttgttcaatttttctcGTACAGGTGAAGGTATTTTTGAGTTTGGGTTCCTTTGCTGTGGTGAATGGGATATCCTCCATGGTTTATTGATCTTGGACGTATTTGGTCTTGTTGTGGCCTTTCCCGATGGCGAGTTAGCGTTCAGCTTGATATTTACAAGACTATTGCGCTGCATTCCCTTCCTTCTTCCTTTCGTTGTATCTCAAACTCCCAATCTCCTTTTCTCCAATACCAATCTTGCTTTCGTTATGGCTTCATTTGAACAATTGCATCAGGTGTTTTTGCTCATACCTCTTATAAAATGGTAAACAAAATAAGCGCCATAGAGGAAAAACGCGTGAAATCAAACAGACTGTTCAATAAGCAGTGCTGTATCGAAGATGAAGTAGAAAGATTATAGATACAGAGAAAGACTCTCATGTCGTCAGAAGCGTTGGAGGCACTCCTTCAGTGGGGTGCAACATTTGGTGTAATAGTCCCAGAGGAACTCAAGTTTGAATATACCGATCTTAAAGGCATTATTTGCGTATGTGAAAAAGATATAGACAATCCAAGCATCAAGATTCCTCCTGAGATCGTTATTTCGAGAAATCTGCctatgaaatttttcaagctcAGTGAATCCACTAAGAATATCAACGGATGGCTGAAGTTGTTTTTcgcaaaaataaaattcgATAGAGATAATGATACTATCGTGGACGATGTTCGTGTGAATGAGAAATTTAAACCGTACTTGGATGCGCTACCTTTTCGACTAAATTCGCCGTTGATCTGGAACCCAAGCGAGTTGGAGCGTTTATCATCTACAAACTTGGGGAATTCCATTCACGAAAAATTTGCAGGCATATTTAAAGAGTGGCTTGAATTGGTCAGTTCTTCTGATTTGTTTGACTTGGAAAGAGTGGCAGATGACATTCAGACTTTTCATAAGCTCGATGAATTGACATACGAGACCCTGTATGAgcagattttgaagaacacGGAACTTCAAACACCAACTATTTGGTATTCCTTTTCTGCATTTTTATGGTCGCACCTCATATTCATTTCAAGAGCATTCCCCGAATATGTGCTAAACAAAAGCTGTCCTGATAATTCTATCATACTACTTCCCATCGTTGATCTTTTAAATCATGACTACCGTTCTAAAGTCAAATGGTATCCTGAAGATGGGTGGTTCTGctatgaaaaaattggaatcGCTTCCCAATCACGAGAACTATCGAATAATTATGGCGGTAAGGGAAATGAAGAATTACTGTCTGGATATGGGTTTGTTTTAGAAGACAACATATTTGATTCAGTGGCTTTGAAAATCAAACTGCCATTAGATGTGGTATCAAACATTCTTGAAACGGAACCTAATTTGAAGCTGCCCTTACTGTCAGATTATACAACATATGCTTTCGAAAACAAAGATTGTGGccaacaagaaaagaaggttGCACGTAGTGTTACGGACTACGTAGATGGAGTGACTTATTTCATTAATATTAACAATGAACAAAGCTTAGAACCATTACTGGATCTTTTTACCTACCTCTCCAAGACCGAAGAGGAGAGTCTACATGATTTGAGAGCCCGTTTTGAGGGCATACAAATGCTAAGAAATGCATTACACAGCAAACTCAAGTGTGTCATTGGGCCGCCTGCAGCTGATGACTCATATGCGATCGATCCTTACAGACTTTATTGTGCTGACATATATACCAAAGGTCAAAAGCAAATCTTAAAAGAGGCTGTAACGAGGTTGAGAAAATTGGAGAAAACAATGCTGTCCGAGAACAAGCACCAATTACTAACCATGAGCAAAATTCTCAAGAATGACCCTGCTTTTGTAGAGGCGGAATTACCTTCGTTGTTCAGTAATGAGGATGATGAGGAAGTCATCTTTGAATCTACTTACGACCTATTGATACTCTGGGTTTTACTGAAAACGAGAAGTAATTCGTTTCCAAACAAATATGAATGGGTTGGACGACAGTATGCTAACTTCGAGCACAGTGCATACATCTCAGATGATGCCAAGGCTTTCCATACCCAATACTTTGAGAAGCAAGACGATGTGGATGTGGACCAAGTAGATCACGCGATCCAGTTCGTGGTAGCCAATTCTTTCACCAGAACATCATCTACAGCCGCAGAGACTATCGTAGTGCGCAAATAGCACTACTCCTTCCTTATAGAATGATAGAATAGAGTATGTAATTCCATCTGCACCTATCTAATACACTTACTAAGGAACTGGCTTCTCATTGGTCAGAAGCGTCCCGGGTATCCGAATATTGCTtcgatgaaatttttcgCTATGAAGGAAGATGCGATGCCCGATATTTGTGTATAAAACATAGAAATTAGCTTATATGGTAAATGTTATGgaattttgattttccaGAGCTCAAGTTACCCATAATTAATTTATAATTCGTCGTATCGTCCATTTGGCAACAATAGGAAATAACTGCAATAGGAAGCAAGGTATGGATGGTTTTCGTTTAGCTGGTGCTATAGTAGTTGGCGCGTTAATCGCTgcatatttatattttggCGGGAGGTTTTCGATAGCATTGGTCATTATAGTTGGTTATGGTATTTATTGTAATGAATCCAGCGGTGGTGGCCAAGATGGTCCAGAGAAGTTAACCTTGAATACACAGCGGAAAAACTCATGTTGCAGTGATAAGAAGACCGCGGATGGTGGAAAAAAGACTGGCGGATGTTGTTCtggtaagaaaaaaagtggtGGTAATGAAGGAGgttgttgttcttcaaaaggGGGTGAGAAGAAAAGCGGAGGAGGGTGTTGCTCATCTAAAAGTGGAAAGAAAGGAGGGTGTTGTTCCtctaaaaagaagattagTAACAATGAAAATGTTGCTCCTGAAGTTGAGGAAGCCAAAAATTTCCCTGTAACTGTGGATTTTACAGATGTTTTTAAGAAGCCCACTAAGAAAAGGTCAAGCACCCCCAAGgttttttccaaaagtaCCTCGTCAAAATCCAAAGTtggtaaaaaattaagtGTTTCAAAGAAGATTGGTCCAGATGGATTGATCAAGAGTGCTTTAACTATCTCGAATGAAACGCTTCTGAGTTCTCAAATCTACGTGTTATATAGTTCCCTGCAAGGTGCGGCTTCGAAAGCTGCAAAAAGCGTTTACGACAAACTAACCGAATTGGATGAATTGACTAATAAACCAAAACTTTTGAACCTTGATGACCTGTCCGATCTCGATGATTATTTCGTAGATGTTCCTGTTGAAAACGCACTGTATGTGCTTGTTTTACCGTCTTATGATATCGATTGCCCCCTAGATTATTTCCTACAAACCCTTGAAGAGAATGCCAATGATTTTAGAGTAGATAGTTATCCATTACGAAGGTTGGTTGGCTACACGGTTTTAGGTCTTGGTGATTCAGAATCATGGCCTGAAAAGTTTTGTTACCAAGCGAAAAGAGCCGACCACTGGATTTCTCGTTTAGGTGGCAGGAGAATTTTCCCCTTAGGTAAAATTTGTATGAAAACAGGAGGTAGTGCCAAAATTAATGAGTGGACATCATTGTTAGCGGAGACGTTAAAAGATGATGAACCAATCATTTACGAGTATGATGAGAACGCAGACTCTGAAGacgaaggagaagaagataatggCAGTGATGAATTGGGTGACGTAGAGGATATTGGCGGCAAAGATGGTAATGACAAATTTTCAGGTGCAGATGAAATCAAACAAATGGTGGCGAAAGACAGCCCAACATACAAGAATTTGACAAAGCAAGGTTACAAAGTTATTGGTTCTCATTCGGGTGTTAAGATCTGCAGATGGACTAAGAATGAACTACGTGGTAAAGGGTCCTGTTATAAGAAATCGCTTTTTAATATCGCATCCAGTAGGTGCATGGAATTGACTCCTTCTTTAGCGTGTTCATCTAAATGTGTCTTCTGTTGGAGGCATGGTACAAATCCTGTGTCAAAAAACTGGAGATGGGAAGTAGATGAACCAGAATACATTCTGGAAAATGCTCTGAAGGGCCATTATTCCATGATCAAACAGATGAGGGGTGTGCCCGGTGTTATTGCAGAGAGATTTGCCAAGGCATTTGAAGTTCGTCATTGTGCCTTGTCTCTTGTCGGTGAGCCTATTCTTTATCCTcatatcaataaatttgttcAATTATTACATCAAAAGGGCATAACCAGTTTTCTTGTGTGTAATGCTCAACATCCAGAGGCTTTGAGAAATATTGTTAAGGTAACGCAGTTATATGTTTCCATTGATGCACCCACCAAGACagagttgaaaaaagtggATAGACCTTTGTATAAAGATTTCTGGGAGAGAATGGTAGAATGCttagaaattttgaaaactgtGCAAAATCATCAAAGAACAGTTTTCAGATTAACTTTAGTGAAAGGTTTCAATATGGGTGATGTTAGCGCATATGCAGATTTGGTTCAACGTGGTTTGCCATGTTTCATTGAAGTCAAAGGTGCCACATTCAGTGGCTCCTCTGATGGTAATGGTAATCCCCTAACTATGCAAAATATTCCATTTTACGAGGAATGTGTAAAGTTCGTGAAGGCATTTACCACAGAATTACAAAGACGTGGATTAGATTACGACTTGGCTGCCGAACATGCACACTCTAACTGTTTGCTAATTGCAGAcaccaaattcaaaattaacGGGGAATGGCATACGCATATcgattttgataaatttttcgTATTACTAAACTCGGGCAAAGACTTCACATATATGGactatttggaaaaaaCTCCTGAATGGGCATTATTTGGTAACGGTGGGTTTGCACCAGGGAACACAAGAGTGTACAGAAAGGAtaagaagaagcaaaataAGGAAACTCAAGAAACCATAAAAAGAGAGACGCCTCTTCCTGCCATTCCAGCTTAAAAACATACTAGTATTTATTAATGGTTATCCcaaacatatatatatatatttattcaaaataaaaagtagAACAGTTTAAGTATTGTTTCCAAAGAAATGGCTATTGACATTATcgttttttccttttttttatgatttGATCTAAAAATTCACTATTTCAACCTTGCGGAGAAATGGTTTataacaaagaaaaattttgttttatagTACCGTGACATCCATgtatacaaaaatatatatagaaGTAAAAGAGAGagtattgaaaagagaagaatttACGTCAGAGTAGAGTTTAAAGGAAATGAATGGTTcgaagaaacaagaaaatcacATAGGCAATAGACCAACCGCACAACTTGATGTGGACCCATTTGGAATATAAGAGTGTGCAAAGAATGTTATAAACCTTGATAAAAGCATGAAATCTTAGGCCATCTACAGATGCCAGACTGGGTGCAACAAACTTTTTCCCAGCGGTGGGCATCTTCACCACGGCATGACCATCGCATAACTTTCTTGCCTTGATCGGGTCATCTGTGATGGCACCATGGATAGGCAATTCGCACagatatttgaaatctACAGGTTTGTTGACAGTCCATAAATAAActttgatattattttccatAAGCAAAGGTAGCAGCTTCAGTCTAAATTGGCTTGTCCACGAAGAGACAAAATGAACACTGATACCAAAAAGTTTATAGTGAGGATCGTTCAACGTCAAAGAACGCTTCACGAATTGGGAAGCGATATCCAAAGACAGACTTATCACAATAACTCTAAAATCCTTCAGAACACCTGTTTCGATACCGAAGTCGTACCAATCTAGCAACCAAAGCCCCCACGTGATCCTGTCCTGCCAAAACTTAAGATCATTCTTAACCTCCAACATGATAGCAAACGTTTTGACCATGATGATTTTCTCGTTGGTAAACTTGATGTCCAACATCAACTTGGCTCCTGGGTGGCACACTGCCCACGTtagaatttctttcaatgtCATCATTGCTAAGGAACCATCCTCTTTGCAGCGCAATTGCTTGACTTCCTCCCAAGTTGACTCGCTAATCACCAAGTTTTTATCCCACATCCGACCAGTGTCTGAGTCATGGTTTACCACCACCATACCATCGCTAGTCATTTGCAAATCAGTTTCTATTACATCTGCACCTGCTGCATAAGCCTTCTCGAATGCTAATAGCGTGTTTTCAGGATACTTTCCTTTGAAAGCTCTGTGGCCCACAATTTCAACCATCTTGCAcctttcttgttttcttacAGCCCTTATCCATCAATAACATAAATAACATCAATAACGCCGTTTTTATACCTCCCTTAACTGTATTTTAAAAGATCTAAACCAAGTTCGCTATTGTCCTCGATACGTCCTTCGTATAAAGAGATAAAAAAGGTAGAGTCACGTGATAAATATTACCCGTCATGGCACCACAAAATGAGCACCATTTTATTACTAGAGAAAGCCATGTATGGGACAGCTGTAGCCGGATTAACAAGTACTTAGTGGCAATCCCACCAGATTATCTAGATTCACTGCCACTATCGCTCTGTTTCAGCGTTTCGTCCGGTCGGTGTCTTTACTACTGAGAGGCAGCCCACggtttgaatttctttttttcttgagaaTTTTTGGTGCAACGAGGAAAAGgagacgaagaaaaaaagttgaaacaCGACCACATATATGGAACGTGGTTGgtttacaaagaaaaggaaggtTCGACACTCGAGGAAAGCATTTGGTGGTGAAGACATCTTAATAGCATCTTTAAACCTCTATT encodes the following:
- the SRP72 gene encoding signal recognition particle subunit SRP72 (Core component of the signal recognition particle (SRP)~similar to YPL210C) — protein: MAKDNLTNLLSQLNIQLSQDEHSQVEHTCVKLLDSGCENPADVFRRCLVAIIQQDKYQKALHYLKKFKHIDERYGRKFALEKLYIFYKLNKPDEFNTLYNEVITDDLDTVLQKDIGSLRGILHVRAQYCYKNGLYQEAFKIYQHLASHNETDQDNQIELACNERVPLSVATDLMSRSPLVTPIDESSYDLLFNESFIMASIGKYDEAIELLEKALQEATNEGYQNDINTIKLQLSFVLQMVGKTTKSKEILKSLLKELKADSPFYLICQNNLNAFVDFSKYNTNFNLLLRELNVERLNSFNLQTFTCEQWSNIQRNVLFLRLFNNAKIHSQNSILSRTFDKYSKLVDNVTLESYKTQAKKLYHHTTKTILSGTDGSAIGILLLTIQLLIIEKEWENAIRISELFLNESWKSSFEKFNDSQAIVCYVLFELYKIKGRNNSKSVLLKKLDSVRAQLGGKIQEDIPFWKHVGFELLSMGNAKESKALLREVSSFSKGNEDELVDRVVLSHSLDIAQGIDLVRDIDVDELIRLGVKPLESSAKKNKNATVSKVQKKKVLELKKKRKIKRIEKFLQGRDASKLPDPERWLPLRDRSTYRPKKKQQQGAKQTQGGAMNKKSEQALDISKKGKPAANKKSKSKKKGRK
- the IPL1 gene encoding aurora kinase (Aurora kinase of conserved chromosomal passenger complex~similar to YPL209C), with product MQRNSLVNIKLNANSPSGKATTRPNTSKINKPWRISHSPQQRNPNSKIPSPVREKLNKLPVNNKKFLEMENSKIPSPVRKATSSKMTHENKKLPKFKSLSLDDFELGKKLGKGKFGKVYCVRHRSTGYICALKVMEKEEIIKYNLQRQFRREVEIQTSLNHPNLTKSYGYFHDEKRVYLLMEYLVNGEMYKLLRSHGPFNDILASDYIYQIANALDYMHKKNIIHRDIKPENILIGFNNVIKLTDFGWSIINPPESRRKTVCGTIDYLSPEMVESREYDHTIDAWALGVLAFELLTGAPPFEEEMKDTTYKRIAALDIKIPSNVSQDAQDLILKLLKYDPKDRMRLGDVKMHPWILRNKPFWENKRL
- the RKM1 gene encoding protein-lysine N-methyltransferase (SET-domain lysine-N-methyltransferase~similar to YPL208W), coding for MSSEALEALLQWGATFGVIVPEELKFEYTDLKGIICVCEKDIDNPSIKIPPEIVISRNLPMKFFKLSESTKNINGWLKLFFAKIKFDRDNDTIVDDVRVNEKFKPYLDALPFRLNSPLIWNPSELERLSSTNLGNSIHEKFAGIFKEWLELVSSSDLFDLERVADDIQTFHKLDELTYETLYEQILKNTELQTPTIWYSFSAFLWSHLIFISRAFPEYVLNKSCPDNSIILLPIVDLLNHDYRSKVKWYPEDGWFCYEKIGIASQSRELSNNYGGKGNEELLSGYGFVLEDNIFDSVALKIKLPLDVVSNILETEPNLKLPLLSDYTTYAFENKDCGQQEKKVARSVTDYVDGVTYFININNEQSLEPLLDLFTYLSKTEEESLHDLRARFEGIQMLRNALHSKLKCVIGPPAADDSYAIDPYRLYCADIYTKGQKQILKEAVTRLRKLEKTMLSENKHQLLTMSKILKNDPAFVEAELPSLFSNEDDEEVIFESTYDLLILWVLLKTRSNSFPNKYEWVGRQYANFEHSAYISDDAKAFHTQYFEKQDDVDVDQVDHAIQFVVANSFTRTSSTAAETIVVRK
- the TYW1 gene encoding putative tRNA 4-demethylwyosine synthase (Iron-sulfer protein required for synthesis of Wybutosine modified tRNA~similar to YPL207W) — protein: MDGFRLAGAIVVGALIAAYLYFGGRFSIALVIIVGYGIYCNESSGGGQDGPEKLTLNTQRKNSCCSDKKTADGGKKTGGCCSGKKKSGGNEGGCCSSKGGEKKSGGGCCSSKSGKKGGCCSSKKKISNNENVAPEVEEAKNFPVTVDFTDVFKKPTKKRSSTPKVFSKSTSSKSKVGKKLSVSKKIGPDGLIKSALTISNETLLSSQIYVLYSSLQGAASKAAKSVYDKLTELDELTNKPKLLNLDDLSDLDDYFVDVPVENALYVLVLPSYDIDCPLDYFLQTLEENANDFRVDSYPLRRLVGYTVLGLGDSESWPEKFCYQAKRADHWISRLGGRRIFPLGKICMKTGGSAKINEWTSLLAETLKDDEPIIYEYDENADSEDEGEEDNGSDELGDVEDIGGKDGNDKFSGADEIKQMVAKDSPTYKNLTKQGYKVIGSHSGVKICRWTKNELRGKGSCYKKSLFNIASSRCMELTPSLACSSKCVFCWRHGTNPVSKNWRWEVDEPEYILENALKGHYSMIKQMRGVPGVIAERFAKAFEVRHCALSLVGEPILYPHINKFVQLLHQKGITSFLVCNAQHPEALRNIVKVTQLYVSIDAPTKTELKKVDRPLYKDFWERMVECLEILKTVQNHQRTVFRLTLVKGFNMGDVSAYADLVQRGLPCFIEVKGATFSGSSDGNGNPLTMQNIPFYEECVKFVKAFTTELQRRGLDYDLAAEHAHSNCLLIADTKFKINGEWHTHIDFDKFFVLLNSGKDFTYMDYLEKTPEWALFGNGGFAPGNTRVYRKDKKKQNKETQETIKRETPLPAIPA
- the PGC1 gene encoding phosphatidylglycerol phospholipase (Phosphatidyl Glycerol phospholipase C~similar to YPL206C), which codes for MVEIVGHRAFKGKYPENTLLAFEKAYAAGADVIETDLQMTSDGMVVVNHDSDTGRMWDKNLVISESTWEEVKQLRCKEDGSLAMMTLKEILTWAVCHPGAKLMLDIKFTNEKIIMVKTFAIMLEVKNDLKFWQDRITWGLWLLDWYDFGIETGVLKDFRVIVISLSLDIASQFVKRSLTLNDPHYKLFGISVHFVSSWTSQFRLKLLPLLMENNIKVYLWTVNKPVDFKYLCELPIHGAITDDPIKARKLCDGHAVVKMPTAGKKFVAPSLASVDGLRFHAFIKVYNILCTLLYSKWVHIKLCGWSIAYVIFLFLRTIHFL